The region ACAGCATTTCCGAAGGTATTGCAATGGGCGTTATCTCCTACGTGGTTATCAACGTGGCAACCGGCCATGCAAAGGGTAAGAAAATCAGCCTTCTGATGTATGTATTGGCGGTATTATTTGTACTTAAATATGTATTAATTTAAAATATGCGGCATATAATGCAGACGCCTGGAATACAGGCGTTTGCGCATTCAAGATAAGGAGGTAGAGCACACCATGGGAATTGGCAATAACATGACCCGCGTTGACGCATTTGATAAAGTCACAGGCAGTGCCAAGTATACAGCCGATTTAGAGCCCCAGGGACTTCTGGCGGCAAAGGTAATACGCAGCACCATCGCCAACGGCGTGGTAAAAAGCTTTGATTTGGAAGAAGCACTGAAGGTGCCGGGGGTAGTGAAGATTGTCACGTGCTTCGATGTGCCGGACATCCAGTTCCCCACCCCCGGCCATCCATGGTCCGTGGAAACGGCCCATCAGGATATTGCGGACAGGAAACTTCTCAATACCAGGGTGCGGGTCTATGGAGACGATATTGCAGCCGTTATAGCGGAGGACGATATAGCGGCAGCCAGGGCAGCCAGACTTGTGAAGGTGGAGTATGAGGAGTATGCTCCCCTCCTGACCGTGAAGGATGCCATGGCAGAGGGCGCCACCCGGCTTCACGATGAAAAACCGGGAAATGTCATCGCCCATTCCTCCTTTGTGGTGGGCGAAGGGACTTACGGGGAAGCAGTGAAGGAGGAGGGACTGGTGGAGATAGAGAAGGACTACCGGACCCAGAGCGTGCAGCACTGCCACATAGAGACGCCCATCTCCTTTGCCTATATGGAAAAGGGAAGAATCATCGTCACTACATCCACACAGATACCCCATATTGTGCGCCGGGTCATCAGCCAGGCGCTGGGACTGCCCATGGGCCGTATCCGCGTCATCAAGCCTTACATCGGCGGAGGTTTCGGCAACAAGCAGGATGTGCTCTATGAGCCCTTAAATGCTTTCCTTACCACCCAGGTGGGAGGAAGGGGCGTGAGGATGGAGATATCCAGAGAAGAGACTCTGGGCTGTACCAGGGTGCGCCACGCCATTGAGTTTAAGGTAAAGGCAGCCGCCAGGAAGGACGGCACTCTGGTTGCCAGGAAGTTGGAGGCCTATTCCAACCAGGGCGGATATGCGTCCCATGCCCATGCCATCGTAGCCAACTCCTCCAATGAGTTCAAGCAGATTTACAAGGATGAGAAAGTGCTGGAGTCAGATGCCTGGACCGTGTACACCAACCTGGCCACAGGAGGAGCCATGAGGGGATACGGGATTCCCCAGGCCGCGTTTGCGGCGGAATGCATGGCAGACGACCTGGCCCTGGCCCTTCACATGGACCCATTGGAATTCAGGAAAAAGAACTGCATGAGGCCGGGATACGTTGATCCCCACACCCATGTAAAATGCAATACATACGGCCTGGCGGAATGTATGGAAAAGGGCCGTGAATTTATCCGCTGGGACGAAAAACGCAGGGAATATGAAAACCAGACAGGACCCGTGCGAAAGGGAATCGGAATGGCTATCTTCTGTTATAAGACAGGCGTATACCCCATATCCCTGGAAACAGCGTCCTGCCGTATGATACTTAACCAGGACGGTTCCATGCAGCTTCAGATGGGGGCAACGGAAATCGGCCAGGGCGCCGACACCGTGTTCACCCAGATGGCGGCAGAGGTGACCGGAATCACGGAAGACAAGGTAAATGTGCTGTCCACCCAGGACACGGACGTAAGTCCCTTTGACACAGGTGCATACGCTTCCAGACAGACCTATGTCAGCGGAATGGCAGTGAAGAAAACCGGCGCTATATTTAAGGAAAAGATACTGGATTATGCTGCTTATATGCTGGAGAAGCCACAGGATACCCTGGATGTAAGGGATAACCACATCGTGGATAAGGAGACCGGAAAGCAGCTGCTTCCCATGGAGGATCTGGCTACCACGGCATTTTACAGCCTGGACCGCTCCGTACATATCACGGCAGAGGCCACCAGCCATTGCAAGACCAATACATTTGCCACCGGTGTCTGCTTCGCGGAGGTAGAGGTGGATATGCCTTTGGGCAAGGTGAAGGTGACTAATATCGTCAATGTACATGACAGCGGAAAACTGATTAACCCCAAGCTG is a window of Enterocloster clostridioformis DNA encoding:
- the xdhA gene encoding xanthine dehydrogenase subunit XdhA codes for the protein MGIGNNMTRVDAFDKVTGSAKYTADLEPQGLLAAKVIRSTIANGVVKSFDLEEALKVPGVVKIVTCFDVPDIQFPTPGHPWSVETAHQDIADRKLLNTRVRVYGDDIAAVIAEDDIAAARAARLVKVEYEEYAPLLTVKDAMAEGATRLHDEKPGNVIAHSSFVVGEGTYGEAVKEEGLVEIEKDYRTQSVQHCHIETPISFAYMEKGRIIVTTSTQIPHIVRRVISQALGLPMGRIRVIKPYIGGGFGNKQDVLYEPLNAFLTTQVGGRGVRMEISREETLGCTRVRHAIEFKVKAAARKDGTLVARKLEAYSNQGGYASHAHAIVANSSNEFKQIYKDEKVLESDAWTVYTNLATGGAMRGYGIPQAAFAAECMADDLALALHMDPLEFRKKNCMRPGYVDPHTHVKCNTYGLAECMEKGREFIRWDEKRREYENQTGPVRKGIGMAIFCYKTGVYPISLETASCRMILNQDGSMQLQMGATEIGQGADTVFTQMAAEVTGITEDKVNVLSTQDTDVSPFDTGAYASRQTYVSGMAVKKTGAIFKEKILDYAAYMLEKPQDTLDVRDNHIVDKETGKQLLPMEDLATTAFYSLDRSVHITAEATSHCKTNTFATGVCFAEVEVDMPLGKVKVTNIVNVHDSGKLINPKLAAAQVHGGMSMGLGYGLSEELLFDAKGRPLNDNLLDYKLPTAMDTPDLNALFVELDDPTGPFGNKALGEPPAIPVAPAVRNAVLNATGVAVDSLPMDPQKMVKHFKEAGLI